The proteins below are encoded in one region of Candidatus Methylomirabilota bacterium:
- a CDS encoding xanthine dehydrogenase family protein molybdopterin-binding subunit, producing MSPWVGSAVPRKEDARLVTGRGGYMDDLSRPGLVHAAMLRSPHAHARVVSVDTRAAEAMPGVLAVLTGAEAARMSGPIRPLIPTPVPLRDYCLAVDRVRFAGEPVAAVAAVDRATAEDAIERIVVQYEPLPAIVDPEKALAPGAPLLYPELGTNVLWHDVFTYGDVDGAFARADGVLRERFEIQRYASTPLETFGAIAEHDSGTGAYTFWTNDQRPGLTLAILAESLGVPQSRLRLVVPDVGGAFGNKRRPAYLLVCALLARKSGRPVKWIEDRLENLAALMHAANGVMDVELAYSADGTVLALRVRDVTDEGKNLVSPAQHNLIKLGNIANGYRIGALRYEPYSVLTNKCPSGANRGIGKPFMCFAIERAMTLLARRLGLDPAEVRLRNYVRAEQMPYTTPPGARYDSGDYPATLQTALARFDYEHWRAEQRRARADGRLLGIGIATSVEPAGTNLASYELITGRRAASGSAEAAMVRMEPDGTVRAAIGDPASGQGYETVIAQIVADELGLTPEQVHVERGFDSATTPWLYLSGNYSNKFSVTDVGAVLGAARKVRDKLVRIAAHRLEAAPADVELSGGEARVRGVPARALSLRELARTAYADVLGLPPGLPPGLEARHAHQNPLAEPVDAARRVRSQLVFSNAAHVCLVEVNPRTGAVTILKHVVVHDCGRELNPLIVEGMVHGSTVHGMGAALLEEFRYDERGQLLTATFMDYLKPTALDVPDIEVDRLEHPSPFTPLGAKGVGEGGAIPAPAAVANAVEDALAPFGVVIRSLPITPERVWRWLQGAGKPDGTGDHTPGAKVT from the coding sequence GTGAGTCCCTGGGTCGGCAGCGCCGTCCCCCGCAAAGAGGACGCGCGTCTGGTGACGGGACGGGGCGGGTATATGGACGACCTGTCGCGTCCGGGGCTCGTCCACGCCGCGATGCTGAGGAGCCCGCACGCGCACGCCCGGGTCGTGAGCGTGGACACGCGCGCGGCGGAGGCGATGCCCGGTGTGCTGGCCGTGCTCACCGGCGCCGAGGCGGCGCGGATGTCAGGACCGATTCGCCCCCTCATCCCCACGCCGGTGCCGCTCCGCGACTACTGCCTGGCCGTCGACCGCGTCCGCTTCGCCGGGGAGCCGGTGGCGGCCGTCGCGGCCGTGGATCGGGCGACGGCCGAGGATGCGATCGAGCGCATCGTCGTCCAGTACGAGCCGCTCCCGGCCATCGTCGATCCCGAGAAAGCGCTCGCGCCGGGCGCGCCCCTGCTCTATCCCGAGCTCGGCACGAACGTGCTGTGGCACGACGTCTTCACCTACGGCGACGTGGACGGCGCCTTCGCCCGCGCCGACGGCGTCCTGCGCGAGCGCTTCGAGATCCAGCGGTACGCCTCGACTCCCCTCGAAACCTTCGGCGCCATCGCCGAGCACGACTCGGGAACGGGCGCCTACACGTTCTGGACGAACGATCAGCGCCCCGGCCTGACGCTGGCGATCCTGGCCGAGTCGCTCGGGGTCCCGCAGTCGCGGCTGCGGCTGGTGGTGCCCGACGTCGGCGGCGCCTTCGGCAACAAGCGCCGCCCCGCGTACCTCCTGGTCTGCGCCTTGCTCGCGCGGAAGAGCGGACGCCCGGTGAAGTGGATCGAAGACCGGCTCGAGAACCTCGCTGCGCTCATGCACGCCGCCAACGGCGTGATGGACGTGGAGCTGGCCTACAGCGCCGACGGCACCGTGCTGGCGCTCCGCGTCCGCGACGTGACCGACGAGGGCAAGAACCTCGTCTCGCCGGCGCAGCACAACCTCATCAAGCTCGGCAACATCGCCAACGGCTACCGCATCGGCGCCCTCCGGTACGAGCCGTATTCGGTGCTCACGAACAAGTGCCCGAGCGGCGCCAACCGCGGCATCGGCAAGCCCTTCATGTGCTTCGCCATCGAGCGCGCGATGACGCTGCTGGCGCGGCGCCTCGGCCTCGATCCCGCCGAGGTGCGCCTGCGGAACTACGTGCGGGCCGAGCAGATGCCGTACACCACGCCGCCCGGCGCCCGCTACGACAGCGGGGACTATCCGGCCACGCTGCAAACGGCGCTGGCGCGCTTCGACTACGAGCACTGGCGGGCCGAGCAGCGGCGCGCGCGCGCCGACGGCCGCCTGCTGGGCATCGGCATCGCGACGTCGGTGGAGCCGGCGGGGACGAACCTGGCCTCCTACGAGCTGATCACGGGGCGCCGAGCCGCGTCGGGCTCGGCGGAGGCGGCGATGGTCCGCATGGAACCCGACGGCACGGTGCGCGCGGCGATCGGCGACCCGGCCAGCGGCCAGGGTTACGAGACGGTCATCGCCCAGATCGTCGCCGACGAGTTGGGCCTCACGCCCGAGCAGGTCCACGTGGAGCGCGGCTTCGACTCGGCCACGACACCGTGGCTCTACCTCTCGGGGAATTACTCCAACAAGTTCTCGGTCACCGACGTGGGCGCCGTGCTCGGCGCCGCTCGAAAGGTCCGCGACAAGCTGGTGAGGATCGCGGCCCATCGGCTGGAAGCGGCGCCCGCGGACGTGGAGCTGTCCGGCGGCGAAGCGCGCGTGCGCGGCGTCCCCGCCCGCGCGCTGTCGCTTCGCGAGCTCGCCCGCACCGCTTACGCCGACGTGCTCGGGCTGCCGCCGGGCCTCCCGCCCGGGCTGGAGGCGCGCCACGCCCATCAGAACCCGCTGGCCGAGCCGGTGGACGCGGCGCGCCGCGTCCGCTCGCAGCTGGTGTTCTCCAATGCCGCTCACGTCTGCTTAGTGGAAGTGAACCCACGAACCGGTGCTGTGACGATTCTCAAGCACGTCGTCGTCCACGACTGCGGCCGCGAGCTCAATCCATTGATCGTGGAGGGCATGGTGCACGGTTCCACGGTCCACGGCATGGGCGCGGCGCTCCTCGAGGAGTTTCGCTACGACGAGCGCGGCCAGCTCCTGACCGCGACCTTCATGGACTACCTCAAGCCGACGGCCCTCGATGTCCCCGACATCGAGGTGGACCGTCTCGAGCACCCTTCGCCCTTCACGCCCCTGGGCGCCAAGGGGGTGGGCGAGGGCGGGGCCATCCCGGCCCCGGCCGCGGTGGCCAACGCGGTCGAGGACGCGCTGGCGCCGTTCGGCGTCGTGATCCGCTCGCTGCCGATCACGCCCGAGCGCGTGTGGCGGTGGCTCCAGGGCGCGGGAAAGCCGGACGGAACTGGGGATCACACCCCGGGAGCGAAAGTCACATGA
- a CDS encoding (2Fe-2S)-binding protein produces the protein MVSVTLRLTVNGRPLERTVSARRSLAEFLREDLGLTGTHLGCEHGVCGACTVLVDGRSARSCLLLAAQVDGATVTTIEGLTPGDGLSPLQAAFRDCAALQCGFCTPGMIVTAHELLAEDRAPTRDVIREALSGNLCMCTGYVNIVRAVERAAAVLRGERA, from the coding sequence ATCGTGAGCGTCACCCTCCGCCTCACCGTCAACGGCCGTCCCCTCGAGCGCACGGTCTCCGCGCGCCGCTCGCTCGCCGAGTTCCTCCGCGAGGACCTGGGTCTCACCGGCACCCACCTCGGCTGCGAGCACGGCGTCTGCGGCGCCTGCACCGTGCTGGTCGACGGACGGAGCGCCCGCTCCTGCCTGCTGCTGGCTGCCCAGGTCGACGGCGCCACCGTCACGACCATCGAAGGCCTCACACCCGGCGACGGGCTCTCCCCACTGCAAGCGGCCTTTCGCGACTGCGCGGCCCTGCAATGCGGCTTCTGCACGCCGGGGATGATCGTGACCGCCCACGAGCTGCTGGCCGAGGACCGGGCTCCCACGCGCGACGTCATCCGCGAAGCACTCTCCGGTAATCTCTGCATGTGCACGGGCTACGTCAACATCGTGCGCGCCGTCGAGCGGGCGGCCGCCGTGTTGCGCGGGGAGCGCGCGTGA